From one Longimicrobium sp. genomic stretch:
- a CDS encoding DUF3341 domain-containing protein, with the protein MSKLRTGVLGVFAHLDTATDAIRRLKREGYEITTYSPTPRHEVEEAMETPESPVRIFTLTGAFTGTAAGTALATWTSVDWPLIVGGKEIIALPAFSVIMFEVTILLGALSTVAGLFLLARLPHIGPPEAPLYHPSFTAGNFGVFAHVPKDRYDQVQAIFTEAGSQEVLVEQR; encoded by the coding sequence ATGAGCAAGCTTCGCACGGGCGTGCTGGGCGTGTTCGCCCACCTGGACACCGCCACCGACGCCATCCGGCGGCTGAAGCGCGAGGGGTACGAGATCACCACGTACTCGCCCACGCCGCGCCACGAGGTGGAGGAGGCCATGGAGACGCCGGAGAGCCCGGTCCGGATCTTCACCCTGACCGGCGCCTTCACCGGCACCGCGGCGGGAACGGCGCTGGCCACCTGGACCTCGGTGGACTGGCCGCTGATCGTGGGCGGCAAGGAGATCATCGCGCTCCCCGCCTTCTCGGTGATCATGTTCGAGGTGACGATCCTGCTGGGGGCGCTCTCCACGGTGGCGGGGCTCTTCCTGCTGGCGCGGCTGCCGCACATCGGACCTCCGGAGGCGCCGCTCTACCACCCGTCGTTCACGGCGGGGAACTTCGGCGTGTTCGCGCACGTCCCCAAGGACCGCTACGACCAGGTCCAGGCCATCTTTACCGAGGCCGGATCCCAGGAGGTGCTCGTTGAGCAACGTTAA